GAAAAAAAAATATACTATCGCAGTATTAATATTAATTTTATTGTTTAGCTGTGGTAAAAAAGATAAAAAATCACAAAATTCTCAAAGTAAGCCAAATATTGAAAATAGACAGGATGACAAGCTCAAGGAATTGATAAAAAAAGCCGAAAAGGGAGATATATCGGCACAAACTGAACTTGGAGAAATGTATCTTCACGGAAATGGAGTAAAAGCAGATTATAAAAAATCCATGGAGTGGAGTAAAAAAGCTGCTGAAAAAGGAAGCTACCGGGCAATGACTAACATCGGGATTCTTTATTTGGATGGACTTGGAGTGGAAAAAGATTATAAAAAGGCTTTTGATTCATTTTCAAAGGCGACAGATGGCGGAGATATGAAAGGGCCAAGATACTTGGGAATAATGTCTGAGAAAGGGCTTGGAGTGAAAAAAAGCCTTGATGATGCCGCATTTTACTATGAAATTGGGGATAGCAGCGGAGACTTGACGTCACGATACAACTTAGGAAAAATTCATGAAAAGGCAGGAGATTACGCAAGAGCAGTAGAACTTTATAAAAAAACAGACAACAGGATGGATCATGTTACAGCTCCAATGTATGAAGCTCTAGGAGATTTATATGCCGCTGGAAAAGGTGTGGAAAAAAGCACAAAAGAAGCTAGGGAATGGTACGAAAAAGCTGTAAAATCAGGAAGTCAGGAAGCCAGTAAGAAATTAAATAACTTGAAATAAAATAAAATAAATTATCGTATAACCAGCCATATTTTAAGAAAATCTAGTTATTATCTGAAAAAAACAAGTTTTATTAATATTTGAATTGATTTTTTCTT
This is a stretch of genomic DNA from Leptotrichia hofstadii. It encodes these proteins:
- a CDS encoding tetratricopeptide repeat protein; the protein is MKKKYTIAVLILILLFSCGKKDKKSQNSQSKPNIENRQDDKLKELIKKAEKGDISAQTELGEMYLHGNGVKADYKKSMEWSKKAAEKGSYRAMTNIGILYLDGLGVEKDYKKAFDSFSKATDGGDMKGPRYLGIMSEKGLGVKKSLDDAAFYYEIGDSSGDLTSRYNLGKIHEKAGDYARAVELYKKTDNRMDHVTAPMYEALGDLYAAGKGVEKSTKEAREWYEKAVKSGSQEASKKLNNLK